A single Micromonospora luteifusca DNA region contains:
- a CDS encoding DF family (seleno)protein translates to MIEILYFDGCPNHEGLEARLRSLLAAVGIEETIIQRRIESEEETRAEQFLGSPTIRINGKDVDPDAASRDAYGLTCRVYVTNAGLHGTPPDKWIIGALRRASS, encoded by the coding sequence ATGATCGAAATCCTGTACTTCGACGGCTGCCCTAACCATGAGGGACTGGAAGCACGACTCCGGTCACTGCTGGCGGCTGTCGGCATCGAGGAGACGATCATTCAACGTCGCATCGAGTCGGAGGAGGAAACCCGGGCAGAACAGTTCCTGGGCTCGCCCACCATCCGGATCAACGGGAAGGACGTCGACCCAGATGCTGCAAGTCGGGACGCCTACGGGCTCACGTGCCGTGTTTACGTCACGAACGCTGGCCTACATGGGACGCCTCCAGATAAATGGATCATCGGCGCGTTACGCCGAGCAAGCAGTTGA
- a CDS encoding transposase family protein produces MSVTYTAVLPVGEHTVDFLTGLFAAERVRRGTRAGTRALCCRDQAVMVLRWFLDGTRMRQLATDNQISISTGYDYLNEGIDVLAARTPSLHAALLAAKAAGHDYVNIDGTLIETDRCRTPGPTEGVDLWWSGKHDQHGGNVQVVTVPDGWPIWTSEVRPGREHDTTAARAHAEILPALTEAGADLRTLGDLGYEGLADTVTVAFKNRKPADCSSPSSSSTRHTTACARSVNAATRCSRRPSERYAISASTRGGSGRSSPPRWSSSTSTTIAQHDDRP; encoded by the coding sequence ATGAGTGTCACATACACCGCCGTGTTACCCGTAGGCGAGCACACCGTGGACTTCCTGACCGGGTTGTTCGCCGCCGAGCGCGTCCGCCGTGGCACCCGGGCCGGCACCCGCGCCCTGTGCTGCCGCGACCAGGCCGTCATGGTGTTGCGCTGGTTCCTCGACGGCACCCGGATGCGGCAACTCGCCACCGACAACCAGATCAGCATCTCGACCGGCTACGACTATCTGAACGAGGGCATCGATGTCCTCGCCGCCCGCACGCCCAGCCTGCACGCCGCGCTACTCGCGGCCAAGGCGGCCGGGCACGACTACGTGAACATCGACGGCACCCTGATCGAGACCGACCGGTGCCGCACTCCCGGCCCGACCGAGGGCGTGGACTTGTGGTGGTCCGGCAAACACGACCAGCACGGCGGTAACGTCCAGGTCGTCACCGTGCCGGACGGCTGGCCGATCTGGACCTCCGAGGTACGGCCCGGCCGGGAACACGACACCACCGCCGCACGCGCCCACGCCGAGATCCTGCCCGCTCTCACCGAGGCCGGCGCCGACCTGCGCACCTTGGGCGATCTGGGCTACGAGGGTCTCGCCGACACGGTCACCGTCGCGTTCAAAAACCGAAAACCGGCGGACTGCTCCTCGCCCAGCAGCAGTTCAACAAGGCACACAACAGCCTGCGCGCGATCGGTGAACGCGGCAACTCGCTGCTCAAGACGACCTTCAGAGCGCTACGCAATATCAGCCTCAACCCGTGGCGGATCGGGAAGATCGTCGCCGCCGCGCTGGTCATCCTCCACATCGACCACGATCGCACAACATGACGACCGTCCGTAG
- a CDS encoding LemA family protein, translating into MVVGLVGLAAVTLLAVWLVSLYNKLVRMRNQVDASWSQIDVQLKRRHDLIPNIVETVKGYAAHERGTLDAVVTARGAAMAHSGGDAGQADAESALSGALGRLIALGEAYPQLRANENFAALQAELATTENKIAYSRQFVTYAVQQYNTAIESFPANLIAGLLGFHRRELFAVAGSERGPVEVSF; encoded by the coding sequence GTGGTCGTCGGTCTGGTCGGGCTGGCTGCCGTTACGCTGCTCGCGGTGTGGCTGGTCAGTTTGTACAACAAGCTGGTCCGCATGCGTAACCAGGTCGATGCGTCCTGGTCGCAGATCGACGTACAGCTCAAGCGGCGGCACGACCTCATCCCGAACATCGTCGAGACCGTCAAGGGATACGCGGCGCACGAGCGCGGCACCCTCGACGCCGTGGTAACCGCCCGCGGCGCGGCCATGGCTCACTCCGGCGGCGACGCCGGCCAGGCCGACGCCGAGAGCGCGCTGAGCGGGGCGCTGGGCCGGCTCATCGCGCTCGGCGAGGCGTACCCGCAGCTGCGGGCGAATGAGAACTTCGCGGCGCTGCAGGCCGAGCTCGCGACCACCGAGAACAAGATCGCATACTCGCGGCAGTTTGTGACGTACGCCGTGCAGCAGTACAACACTGCGATCGAAAGCTTTCCCGCCAACCTGATCGCGGGTTTGCTCGGCTTCCACCGGCGGGAGTTGTTCGCGGTGGCCGGTTCGGAACGAGGCCCGGTCGAGGTCAGTTTCTAG
- a CDS encoding response regulator transcription factor, producing MRVVLGEDLALLRHGLIRMLESSGFEVIAWADNGPGLKAALIEHRPDVAVVDVRMPPDHTDDGLRAAIEARAVVPRLPVLVLSQFVEPLYAKELLSDGQGAVGYLLKDRVMDVEQFIEAVQRVASGGTAMDPEVIAQLLTGRSRERSLEPLSPREREVLALMAEGRSNVAVARRLFITEKAIAKHINNIFMKLGLHLAEGDNRRVLAVLAYLGG from the coding sequence GTGCGGGTCGTCTTGGGCGAGGATCTCGCCCTGCTTCGCCACGGTCTCATCCGGATGCTGGAGTCCTCCGGCTTCGAGGTCATCGCCTGGGCTGACAACGGGCCCGGCCTCAAGGCGGCTCTCATCGAGCACCGGCCCGACGTGGCCGTCGTCGACGTGCGGATGCCGCCTGACCACACCGACGACGGGCTGCGCGCGGCCATCGAGGCCCGGGCCGTGGTACCGCGGCTACCGGTGCTGGTGCTGTCCCAGTTCGTTGAGCCGCTCTATGCCAAGGAACTGCTCTCGGACGGCCAGGGCGCGGTCGGCTACCTGCTGAAGGACCGGGTCATGGACGTCGAGCAGTTCATCGAGGCGGTCCAGCGGGTGGCGAGCGGCGGTACCGCGATGGACCCCGAGGTGATCGCGCAGCTGCTGACGGGGCGATCGCGGGAGCGGTCCCTGGAGCCGTTGAGCCCGCGGGAGCGGGAAGTGCTCGCCCTGATGGCGGAGGGCCGGTCGAACGTCGCCGTCGCCCGGCGCCTGTTCATCACGGAGAAGGCGATTGCGAAGCACATCAACAACATTTTCATGAAGCTGGGGTTGCACCTGGCCGAGGGTGACAACCGGCGGGTGCTGGCGGTCCTCGCGTACCTCGGCGGCTGA
- a CDS encoding M20/M25/M40 family metallo-hydrolase, with protein MVKLATDLGFPVVVQRQPDKYVYAEIGDPDAPEMVMALSHLDSPTASVSPAQLARWRDADGNLGTPGAYHSPYVQDGWVYGAGLQDDSGPTLATLLAAKALLEAGLPLDRRIRIVMGIYEDGGPGTPSTTNTATFQSIPYNSNPSFYDNWAYKNLNREETPIAGYTSDSRFPVIVGNSGSVTPSVSMSLSADSTKAFRLTDATAGVTQREGDPTLKDIAYGSTTQIASRAIFTLDVAGAGSAERDRFVSAITAAATTKGWLPAAPRTTPKVQTTITGDSLTLEINTDVAMEMPTPQYGKNAIVWGMFLLSKGLGALGTTAADMQLKKAADGVADLFFRDGVEGEAYIGKYMGIPASLLRNPSNGTPNLTFALMGGINSETPTSFYTDASGSLSMPMYVRSMHVTAADSGQATAAVTDAFQAKGFTIGNLGSPVGAGLYVTHDNPLTALQFGSYQASINRNPEEFADPYSLRDVVYPQGTTGGTLASSFRNKMTAFGAVIPGNERWWHTANERMKVDSAVQMTKMMADGMLEMARYSGPAGAKFMSASIPGLNADRADLDLLDVTIGTYKDASAAVGTSQLGSQALLGATSFNIPMWNGRGNSAPSASAFALGHAPGGVYLPLTDTEYLNNTYVAPMRLEFKVERPDHMSDAAWAKFVAGGYGDFQFNILVGDEVVPLAVPAGQSADKYFSSRISANNPDAIYLSVNLAITDAPYTGVQGILADSKTDLYTVNPTYLASNPDPFPGRGAVEQRGFFTFGDGQKNAEFSSPDAVYVTVANAVIDAKPSAVVKKLKGNKNELTITVKQTHVDGSESPVTATFTIDNNAAGTYSVGDHKVYVETKGNTQVRSISIV; from the coding sequence GTGGTCAAGCTGGCCACCGACCTGGGTTTCCCGGTGGTCGTCCAACGCCAGCCCGACAAGTACGTGTACGCAGAGATCGGTGACCCGGACGCCCCGGAGATGGTCATGGCGTTGAGCCACCTCGACTCGCCGACGGCTTCCGTTTCGCCAGCCCAACTGGCGCGCTGGCGGGACGCCGATGGCAACCTGGGCACTCCTGGTGCGTACCACTCGCCCTATGTCCAGGATGGCTGGGTCTACGGGGCGGGCCTGCAGGACGACAGCGGTCCGACGCTGGCGACGCTGCTCGCGGCCAAGGCGCTGCTCGAGGCGGGGTTGCCCCTCGACCGACGCATCCGCATCGTCATGGGAATCTACGAAGACGGCGGTCCCGGCACGCCCTCGACGACGAACACCGCCACCTTCCAGTCCATCCCGTACAACTCGAACCCGAGCTTCTACGACAACTGGGCCTACAAGAACCTCAACCGGGAGGAGACCCCGATCGCGGGCTACACCTCCGACTCGCGGTTCCCGGTCATCGTCGGCAACTCCGGATCGGTGACCCCGTCGGTGTCGATGAGCTTGTCCGCAGACAGCACCAAGGCCTTCCGGCTGACGGATGCCACAGCCGGCGTCACCCAGCGCGAAGGCGACCCGACGCTCAAGGACATCGCCTACGGCAGCACCACGCAGATCGCCTCGCGGGCCATTTTCACCCTCGACGTGGCGGGGGCCGGCTCCGCCGAGCGCGACCGATTCGTGTCGGCGATCACCGCTGCCGCGACCACGAAGGGTTGGCTCCCGGCTGCTCCCCGCACCACGCCCAAGGTGCAGACCACGATCACCGGTGACTCGCTCACGCTGGAGATCAACACCGATGTGGCGATGGAGATGCCGACCCCGCAGTACGGCAAGAATGCCATCGTGTGGGGAATGTTCCTGCTCTCCAAGGGACTCGGCGCGTTGGGAACCACGGCCGCCGACATGCAATTGAAAAAAGCCGCGGACGGCGTCGCCGACCTGTTCTTCCGCGACGGTGTCGAAGGCGAAGCCTATATCGGCAAGTACATGGGCATCCCGGCGAGCCTGTTGCGCAACCCGAGCAACGGCACGCCGAACCTGACCTTTGCCCTCATGGGAGGCATCAATTCAGAGACCCCGACGAGCTTTTACACGGACGCCTCGGGCAGCCTCAGCATGCCGATGTATGTGCGCAGCATGCACGTCACCGCGGCTGACTCCGGCCAGGCAACGGCGGCGGTCACTGACGCCTTCCAGGCGAAGGGGTTCACCATCGGCAACCTCGGCTCGCCCGTCGGCGCCGGGTTGTACGTCACTCACGACAACCCGCTGACGGCCCTTCAGTTCGGGAGCTACCAAGCCTCGATCAACCGCAATCCGGAAGAGTTTGCGGATCCATACTCCCTCAGGGACGTGGTCTATCCGCAGGGCACGACCGGTGGCACCCTGGCCAGCAGCTTCCGCAACAAGATGACCGCCTTCGGCGCCGTCATCCCGGGTAACGAGCGCTGGTGGCACACGGCCAACGAGCGGATGAAGGTCGACTCGGCAGTGCAGATGACCAAGATGATGGCCGATGGCATGCTGGAGATGGCCCGGTACTCCGGGCCCGCCGGTGCCAAGTTCATGTCGGCAAGCATCCCGGGGTTGAACGCCGACCGGGCGGACCTCGACCTGCTCGACGTCACGATCGGAACCTACAAGGACGCGTCGGCCGCTGTCGGCACGAGCCAGTTGGGCAGCCAGGCCCTGCTCGGCGCCACCTCGTTCAACATCCCGATGTGGAACGGACGCGGCAACTCGGCCCCGTCGGCGTCGGCGTTCGCACTGGGGCACGCCCCGGGAGGGGTCTACTTGCCCCTGACCGACACCGAGTACCTGAACAACACGTACGTGGCGCCGATGCGTCTGGAGTTTAAGGTGGAGCGCCCCGACCACATGTCGGACGCGGCTTGGGCGAAGTTCGTCGCCGGCGGCTACGGCGACTTCCAGTTCAACATTCTCGTCGGCGACGAGGTTGTGCCGCTGGCCGTTCCTGCGGGGCAGAGTGCGGACAAGTACTTCTCCTCGCGCATCTCGGCCAACAACCCCGACGCCATCTACCTGTCGGTCAACCTCGCGATCACCGATGCCCCGTACACGGGGGTGCAGGGCATCCTCGCGGATTCCAAGACGGACCTGTACACGGTCAATCCGACGTACCTGGCCTCGAACCCCGATCCGTTCCCCGGGCGTGGGGCCGTCGAACAACGGGGCTTCTTCACCTTCGGCGATGGGCAGAAGAACGCGGAGTTCTCTTCACCCGACGCGGTCTACGTGACAGTCGCCAACGCGGTCATCGATGCGAAGCCGTCGGCGGTGGTGAAAAAGTTGAAGGGCAACAAGAACGAGTTGACCATCACGGTGAAGCAGACCCACGTCGACGGCAGCGAGTCTCCTGTGACGGCCACGTTCACCATCGACAACAACGCTGCTGGCACTTACAGCGTCGGCGACCACAAGGTATACGTCGAAACCAAGGGCAACACCCAGGTGCGGTCGATCTCCATCGTGTGA
- a CDS encoding sensor histidine kinase: protein MTNQVERLSVGRWRFLGGAAVLILVIVGELLMLTWALSTLVSALLWITAPLFTGAVLANRALAGSRRAWLARELGTVVGSGYRQLPATGWWARFTTVLRDPATWRDMRWLLVDMTAGLVLLAVPVATFAAGVLSVTLPVFWSLLPDSAALDFPFGVTVEDTLGALTVGVPWGLVCLGVFWLLTPVVLRAYGRLTAAMLRPDDRWLLTERVEHLSTTRAQTVDAQAGELRRIERDLHDGAQAHLVALGMSLGMVENLVRNDPAAQLLLSEARDHNAQAITELRALITGLRPQVLNDRGLVGAVESLAIRIPLEIDVDLDVPGRLPEPVESAAYFTISEALANTVKHSGATRAWVHGRWKNDLLRLEIGDNGRGGAAIRHGGGLAGVRQRLAAFDGTLALALAPAPVSGTTLTIELPAVLSPEFPLAGADQRDGQRRP from the coding sequence ATGACGAATCAAGTGGAGCGCCTGTCCGTCGGCCGCTGGCGCTTCCTCGGCGGGGCAGCCGTCCTGATCCTCGTGATCGTGGGCGAGCTGCTGATGCTGACCTGGGCATTGTCCACGCTGGTGTCCGCTCTTTTGTGGATCACGGCGCCGCTGTTCACCGGTGCGGTCCTCGCCAACCGGGCACTGGCCGGCAGCCGGCGCGCCTGGCTGGCCCGCGAGCTGGGTACGGTCGTCGGCAGCGGCTATCGGCAGCTGCCCGCGACCGGCTGGTGGGCACGGTTCACCACCGTGCTGCGCGACCCCGCCACCTGGCGCGACATGCGCTGGCTGCTGGTCGACATGACCGCCGGGCTGGTGCTGCTGGCCGTGCCGGTGGCGACCTTCGCCGCCGGGGTGCTCAGCGTCACGCTGCCCGTGTTTTGGTCGCTGCTGCCGGACAGCGCCGCGCTCGACTTCCCCTTCGGCGTGACCGTCGAGGACACGCTCGGCGCGCTCACCGTCGGCGTACCCTGGGGCCTGGTGTGCCTGGGGGTGTTCTGGCTGCTCACGCCGGTGGTGCTGCGGGCGTACGGCCGGCTCACGGCGGCCATGCTGCGCCCGGACGACCGGTGGCTGCTCACCGAGCGCGTCGAGCACCTCTCCACCACTCGGGCTCAGACCGTCGACGCGCAGGCCGGCGAGCTGCGCCGGATCGAACGGGACCTGCACGACGGCGCGCAGGCGCACCTGGTGGCGCTCGGCATGAGCCTCGGCATGGTGGAGAACCTGGTCCGCAACGACCCGGCCGCACAGCTGCTGCTCAGCGAGGCGCGGGACCACAACGCGCAGGCGATCACCGAGCTGCGCGCGCTGATCACCGGCCTCCGGCCGCAGGTGCTCAACGACCGTGGCCTGGTCGGCGCCGTCGAGTCGCTGGCCATCCGCATCCCGCTGGAGATCGACGTCGACCTCGACGTGCCGGGCCGGCTGCCCGAGCCGGTGGAGTCGGCGGCCTACTTCACCATCTCCGAAGCGCTGGCCAACACGGTGAAACACAGCGGTGCCACGCGGGCCTGGGTGCACGGCAGGTGGAAGAACGACCTGCTGCGTCTGGAGATCGGCGACAACGGCCGGGGCGGCGCGGCGATCCGGCACGGCGGCGGCCTGGCGGGCGTACGGCAGCGGCTCGCCGCGTTCGACGGCACGCTGGCCCTGGCCCTGGCCCCGGCGCCGGTCAGCGGCACCACCCTGACCATCGAGCTGCCGGCCGTGCTGTCCCCCGAGTTCCCGCTGGCCGGCGCCGACCAGCGCGACGGGCAGCGCCGGCCCTGA
- a CDS encoding MMPL family transporter: MASPTDIGQGESGRATQILDDKSMVPATVENILISAESGAFDRAAATRAATAVGDRMRGLAEVESVGEAVPAPDGASLLVPVTMAGEARTADQRVQPLRDVVDELRDDFPALRIDQAGAASIQAGINDQLGADFVKAEMLSIPVTLIIMMVAFGAIIAAGVPVLLALTSVGAALGLWALCSQVLPDPGQVPNMILLMGMAVGVDYSLFYLKRARQEQARGASKLDAIEIAAATSGHSVVVSGIAVIVSMAALYLSNDLIFSSLATGSILVVAVAVAGSLTVLPALLAKLGRWIDKPRVPVLWRINGRNSEPRLWPALLRPVLRHPAITLILSVAALLAMAYPAIDMRLKSADIDDYPRSIPALAAYDRVTDAFPAKGTSHEVVVTAGAGDASGVEAALSRLTERAQASDLLAPEQDPQPRMSADGTVHVINLATPYPANTDEAERSVRLLRDELIPATVGQVPGARTDVGGEVAGSIDYSANVAQKLPWVVGLVLLLTFLVMVVSFRSVVVGLVALLVNLLSAAAAFGLLVAIFQNEWAEGLLGFQSNGAIVSWIPLFLFVVLFGLSMDYHVFVVSSIKEAAQTGVSIRQAVSEGISRSAGIVTSAAIVMVSVFSIFATLSLIEFKQLGLGLALAVLLDALVIRGVVLPALMTLLGRGNWWPAKMPAGPSAPAVVPVGEEKPASAPA, translated from the coding sequence ATGGCAAGCCCCACGGATATCGGCCAGGGAGAGTCCGGCCGCGCCACGCAGATCCTCGACGACAAGTCGATGGTCCCGGCGACGGTCGAGAACATCCTGATCAGCGCCGAGTCCGGAGCTTTCGACCGAGCCGCGGCGACCCGAGCCGCCACCGCCGTAGGCGACAGGATGCGTGGGCTCGCCGAAGTCGAGTCGGTCGGCGAGGCGGTTCCCGCGCCGGACGGGGCGTCGCTGCTCGTGCCGGTCACGATGGCCGGTGAGGCACGCACCGCCGACCAGCGGGTCCAGCCGCTGCGGGACGTGGTCGACGAGCTCCGCGACGACTTCCCGGCGCTGCGCATCGACCAGGCCGGCGCGGCCTCCATCCAGGCCGGCATCAACGACCAGCTGGGCGCCGACTTCGTCAAGGCCGAGATGCTCAGCATCCCGGTCACCCTGATCATCATGATGGTGGCCTTCGGCGCGATCATCGCCGCTGGTGTGCCGGTGCTGCTCGCGCTCACCTCAGTCGGCGCGGCGCTTGGCCTGTGGGCGCTCTGCTCCCAGGTGCTGCCGGACCCGGGCCAGGTGCCGAACATGATCCTGCTGATGGGCATGGCCGTCGGTGTCGACTACTCGCTGTTCTATCTAAAGCGGGCGCGGCAGGAGCAGGCCCGTGGCGCCAGCAAGCTCGACGCCATCGAGATCGCCGCCGCCACCTCCGGGCACTCCGTCGTCGTCTCCGGCATCGCGGTGATCGTGTCGATGGCGGCGCTCTACCTCTCCAACGACCTCATCTTCAGCTCCCTGGCCACCGGATCCATCCTGGTCGTCGCGGTGGCGGTGGCCGGCTCGCTGACCGTGCTGCCCGCCCTGCTCGCCAAGCTGGGACGCTGGATCGACAAGCCGCGCGTGCCGGTCCTGTGGCGCATCAACGGCCGCAACAGCGAACCGCGGCTGTGGCCGGCGCTGCTGCGCCCGGTGCTGCGGCACCCGGCAATCACCCTGATCCTGAGTGTCGCGGCGCTGCTGGCGATGGCGTACCCCGCGATTGACATGCGGCTCAAGTCCGCCGACATCGACGACTACCCACGCTCGATCCCGGCGCTGGCCGCCTACGACCGGGTCACCGACGCCTTCCCGGCGAAGGGCACCAGCCACGAGGTCGTTGTGACCGCCGGCGCCGGTGACGCCTCCGGTGTCGAGGCGGCGCTGTCCCGGCTGACCGAGCGGGCGCAGGCCTCCGACCTGCTCGCACCGGAGCAGGACCCACAGCCGCGTATGTCGGCGGACGGCACCGTCCACGTGATCAACCTGGCGACGCCGTATCCGGCGAACACCGACGAGGCGGAGCGCTCGGTGCGCCTGCTGCGCGACGAGCTGATCCCGGCCACGGTCGGGCAGGTCCCGGGCGCCCGCACCGATGTCGGCGGTGAGGTGGCCGGCAGCATCGACTATTCGGCCAACGTCGCGCAAAAGCTACCGTGGGTGGTCGGGCTGGTGCTGCTGCTCACCTTCCTCGTGATGGTCGTGTCGTTCCGGTCGGTGGTGGTCGGCCTGGTCGCCCTGCTGGTCAACCTGCTCTCCGCCGCCGCGGCCTTTGGGCTGCTCGTGGCGATCTTCCAGAACGAGTGGGCCGAGGGTCTCCTGGGCTTCCAGTCGAACGGGGCGATCGTCTCTTGGATTCCGCTGTTCCTGTTCGTCGTCCTGTTCGGCCTGTCGATGGACTACCACGTCTTCGTGGTCAGCTCCATCAAGGAGGCCGCACAGACCGGTGTCAGCATCCGCCAGGCGGTCTCCGAGGGAATCAGCCGCTCGGCCGGCATCGTGACCAGCGCGGCGATCGTCATGGTCTCGGTGTTCTCCATCTTCGCCACCCTAAGCCTGATCGAGTTCAAGCAGCTCGGACTCGGTCTGGCCCTGGCCGTCCTGCTGGACGCCCTGGTGATCCGGGGGGTCGTCCTGCCGGCCCTGATGACGCTGCTCGGGCGGGGCAACTGGTGGCCCGCCAAGATGCCGGCCGGCCCGTCCGCACCGGCCGTCGTGCCGGTCGGCGAGGAGAAGCCGGCGTCGGCTCCGGCCTGA
- a CDS encoding IS3 family transposase → MAEAFNSLYKAELVRNRGPWRGLDDLAMATVEYIDWYNNRRLHSELGHIPPAKHEVLHAMTHPVTAPLKTS, encoded by the coding sequence ATGGCCGAGGCGTTCAACTCGCTATACAAGGCCGAGCTCGTCCGCAACCGAGGTCCGTGGCGCGGGCTCGACGACCTGGCGATGGCCACCGTCGAGTACATCGACTGGTACAACAACCGCCGCTTGCACAGCGAACTTGGGCACATCCCGCCCGCCAAACACGAGGTCCTACACGCGATGACCCACCCGGTCACCGCACCCCTGAAAACCAGCTAA
- a CDS encoding DUF2207 family protein, with the protein MLELIIAVASVGLWLIAYAGCRIVTRPAAPPVGPATMDLGSESPAVVSMLVNGWSTSVDTAESTVLDLAAAGYYELRQPDADPYRTTVHLARNQPDPSGLRPYERQVLDRIRGLAVDGVVPLTALAFRNENESKAWNSRLRAAVVADARAAGLSERRFGRTMMTALHFGTLAIAVTCGSMAVHHTHRLVAFCFVLPFAAALVGLVQHIGERDTPTGLEAASRWLGVQVWLRNHEQFAELPPSAVAVWDRYLAYGAALGVTRRASDVLDLEVGTRRRLWSSYQGGWRRIRVRYPRGPWRASTTRTLILQAMLFVVAGSIAAAIAGHPSRYSLPGYALITVGVYVLVRALLDLARSEEVTGEVLARRPWRQHNGRPRLDYLVIDDGTTDTTTAWGLPARWSDRCHSGDVVTITARPWSRRVTAVIRRSAAQARPAAAFADEQTGPALRDFFGEVRTAGPLPLSVDDVARLVGQPVRADRRQQPQRVDFRSEADNSLLLRAEWAAGMAGRLAWQTNGRRAATLLPGIGDEAYASGDRAVMRVGDVTLVVVARGRGQIGTPHLPWLLTRCEIAGLIPPK; encoded by the coding sequence ATGCTCGAACTCATCATCGCCGTGGCCAGCGTAGGGCTCTGGCTGATCGCGTATGCAGGCTGCCGAATCGTCACCCGGCCCGCGGCGCCGCCGGTGGGACCAGCCACTATGGACCTCGGCTCGGAGTCGCCGGCCGTAGTCAGCATGCTGGTCAACGGCTGGTCCACGAGCGTCGACACGGCTGAGTCGACGGTGCTGGATCTGGCTGCGGCCGGTTACTACGAGCTGCGCCAGCCGGATGCCGACCCCTACCGCACCACCGTGCACCTGGCCCGCAATCAGCCGGACCCAAGCGGTCTGCGGCCGTACGAGCGGCAGGTGCTGGACCGCATCCGCGGGCTCGCCGTCGACGGAGTGGTACCGCTGACCGCGCTGGCCTTCCGCAACGAGAACGAGTCAAAGGCTTGGAACAGCCGGCTGCGCGCCGCCGTGGTCGCCGACGCGAGGGCGGCCGGGCTGTCCGAGCGCCGGTTCGGCCGAACAATGATGACGGCACTGCACTTCGGCACGCTCGCGATCGCCGTGACGTGCGGCTCCATGGCCGTGCACCACACCCACCGCCTCGTGGCGTTCTGCTTTGTCCTGCCGTTCGCCGCCGCGCTTGTCGGCCTGGTGCAGCACATCGGCGAACGGGACACCCCGACCGGGCTGGAGGCCGCCTCCCGCTGGCTCGGGGTACAGGTCTGGCTGCGAAACCACGAGCAGTTCGCGGAATTGCCACCCTCGGCGGTGGCGGTCTGGGACCGTTACCTGGCGTACGGCGCCGCTCTGGGCGTCACCCGGCGGGCCAGTGACGTGCTCGATCTCGAGGTCGGCACCCGGCGCAGGCTGTGGTCGTCGTACCAGGGCGGCTGGCGCCGGATCCGGGTGCGGTACCCGCGAGGCCCCTGGCGTGCCAGCACCACCCGCACCCTGATCCTCCAAGCGATGCTGTTCGTGGTGGCAGGTTCGATCGCCGCGGCCATCGCCGGTCACCCAAGCCGGTACTCGCTACCCGGATACGCGCTGATCACCGTCGGCGTCTACGTGCTGGTCCGTGCCCTGCTCGACCTGGCGAGGTCCGAGGAGGTCACCGGCGAAGTCCTCGCACGCCGTCCCTGGCGGCAGCACAACGGCCGTCCCCGACTCGACTACCTGGTAATCGACGACGGCACCACGGACACGACCACGGCCTGGGGGCTGCCCGCCAGGTGGAGCGACCGATGCCACTCCGGCGACGTCGTAACGATCACCGCCCGGCCCTGGAGCAGACGGGTCACCGCGGTGATCCGGCGATCGGCGGCGCAAGCCCGGCCGGCGGCCGCGTTCGCCGACGAACAGACCGGCCCGGCGCTCAGGGATTTCTTCGGCGAAGTCCGCACGGCAGGACCCCTTCCGCTGTCGGTCGACGACGTGGCACGGCTCGTCGGCCAACCGGTACGCGCGGACCGTCGGCAACAGCCACAGCGCGTTGACTTCCGCTCCGAGGCCGACAACAGCCTGCTGCTGCGCGCGGAATGGGCCGCCGGCATGGCCGGGAGGCTCGCGTGGCAAACGAACGGGCGCAGGGCGGCGACCCTGCTTCCGGGCATCGGCGACGAGGCGTACGCCAGCGGTGACCGCGCGGTGATGCGCGTCGGCGACGTCACGCTGGTGGTCGTCGCCCGCGGCCGCGGACAGATCGGGACGCCGCACCTGCCCTGGCTGCTCACCCGCTGCGAGATCGCCGGCCTCATCCCGCCCAAGTAG